One genomic region from Novipirellula caenicola encodes:
- a CDS encoding family 78 glycoside hydrolase catalytic domain yields MLSRGYTPLFNGKDLSGWWNPYPHGEAKVVDGEIHLMANEKFFLVTKKKYSDFRVSVEIHLPEGDANSGVMFRCHVDKDAEKKVYGYQAECDGSDRRWSGGLFDESRRRWIWPSTKGRSQDQFLEHEEESKAAFADPTIAGALNRHGWNRFVITCIEDRITIELNGVPTVTFRDTVDASGYIGIQHHGEDDQTYRFRNLFIKELPQIPAEDSVSLTDQAPVSVKKISDNITLVDFGKVAFGNIAMRVPQGGRGEGKVHFGEKLKDGRIDREPPGTVRYGVSQFRNGSGEIGTWIVPTPVDVRNTEQAGATRAHPPAVLTPKSWLPVMPFRWVEIENWPGEFKPEYIVRRAAFATGWNDDASSFECSDETLNRIWELCKYSIKATTFAGVYVDGDRERIPYEADAYLNQLSHYTTDDDVEMAARSFDWLIENGTWPSEWAPHMVFMAHAEWMYSGDDEWLKHRYESLKAKTLMHRSDDDGLVRSNEMDRTRHDIVDWPQKERDGYVFTEINTVVNAFHIEALEQMAEMAGAIGKDEDAKAFETRVELARASFQKTLFDEAEGIYRDGIGTDHSSIHANFFPLAFGLVPEDKRAGVIAWLEKQDMHCSPYAAQYFMDALFSSGSDVKAIALMTADGDRSWKHMVNSGTTISWEAWDLKYKPNQDWNHAWGAAPANLLPRYVLGVQPTAPGWTTAIIRPHPADLKHAGGKVPTSQGPIQLDWQNKETFTMSLSLPEGMTAKIDLPAADGTTGVYVDGEKVAAKQVGDRWLVEKEVRGEIEVEVQ; encoded by the coding sequence ATGCTTAGCCGCGGGTACACGCCGCTGTTTAACGGTAAAGACCTATCTGGATGGTGGAATCCCTATCCACACGGAGAAGCCAAAGTCGTTGACGGTGAAATCCATCTGATGGCCAACGAAAAATTCTTCTTGGTCACCAAAAAGAAATACTCGGACTTTCGTGTCAGTGTTGAAATCCACTTGCCCGAAGGAGACGCCAATTCGGGAGTGATGTTCCGATGTCACGTCGACAAGGACGCAGAGAAGAAGGTCTATGGCTATCAAGCGGAATGCGATGGGTCCGATCGGCGTTGGTCGGGAGGGCTTTTTGATGAATCCCGACGAAGATGGATTTGGCCAAGCACGAAGGGGCGTTCGCAGGATCAATTCCTGGAGCACGAAGAAGAATCGAAAGCGGCATTTGCAGATCCAACGATCGCCGGTGCATTAAACCGTCACGGTTGGAACCGGTTTGTGATCACCTGCATTGAAGATCGTATTACGATTGAACTGAACGGAGTGCCGACGGTCACGTTCCGCGACACTGTTGATGCATCCGGTTACATCGGTATCCAGCATCATGGCGAAGATGACCAAACCTACCGCTTCCGAAATCTGTTCATCAAAGAATTGCCGCAGATTCCTGCAGAGGACTCGGTTTCGCTGACCGACCAAGCACCAGTGTCGGTCAAAAAAATTAGCGACAACATCACGCTTGTTGATTTTGGCAAAGTCGCCTTCGGAAACATTGCCATGCGGGTTCCTCAAGGGGGACGCGGAGAGGGCAAGGTTCACTTTGGTGAGAAGTTGAAGGATGGCCGGATCGATCGCGAACCACCAGGGACGGTTCGCTACGGAGTGAGCCAATTTCGAAACGGCAGTGGCGAGATCGGAACGTGGATCGTGCCGACTCCGGTCGATGTGCGAAACACGGAACAGGCCGGTGCAACGCGAGCTCATCCGCCCGCGGTTTTGACACCCAAGTCTTGGTTGCCGGTGATGCCGTTCCGCTGGGTCGAAATCGAAAATTGGCCCGGTGAGTTCAAACCGGAATACATCGTCCGCCGCGCCGCGTTCGCGACTGGCTGGAATGACGACGCAAGCTCGTTTGAGTGTTCCGACGAAACGCTCAACAGAATTTGGGAGCTGTGCAAATACAGCATCAAAGCAACGACGTTCGCCGGCGTCTACGTGGATGGTGACCGCGAGCGGATTCCGTACGAAGCTGACGCGTATTTGAATCAATTGAGCCACTACACGACCGATGACGACGTCGAGATGGCGGCGAGATCGTTTGACTGGTTGATTGAAAATGGAACTTGGCCATCGGAATGGGCGCCCCATATGGTTTTCATGGCTCACGCCGAGTGGATGTATTCCGGCGATGATGAGTGGTTAAAACACCGCTACGAATCGCTGAAAGCAAAAACGTTGATGCATCGAAGTGATGACGACGGTTTAGTTCGCAGCAACGAGATGGATCGCACAAGGCATGACATCGTCGATTGGCCGCAGAAGGAACGCGATGGCTATGTGTTCACGGAAATCAACACGGTCGTGAATGCGTTTCATATCGAGGCACTTGAGCAGATGGCCGAGATGGCTGGTGCGATCGGAAAGGACGAGGACGCTAAGGCTTTTGAAACGCGAGTCGAGCTGGCGAGAGCATCGTTCCAGAAAACGTTGTTCGACGAAGCTGAGGGAATCTATCGCGATGGCATCGGCACGGATCACAGCAGCATCCACGCCAACTTCTTTCCACTCGCGTTTGGTTTGGTGCCCGAGGACAAACGTGCGGGGGTTATCGCCTGGCTCGAAAAACAAGACATGCATTGCAGCCCCTACGCGGCACAGTATTTTATGGACGCGCTGTTCAGTAGTGGTAGCGATGTAAAGGCGATTGCGTTGATGACCGCCGATGGAGATCGCAGTTGGAAGCATATGGTCAACAGCGGAACGACGATCTCCTGGGAAGCCTGGGACCTGAAATACAAGCCGAATCAAGATTGGAATCACGCCTGGGGTGCGGCACCGGCGAATCTGTTGCCGCGATACGTGTTGGGCGTGCAGCCGACAGCTCCAGGCTGGACAACCGCGATCATTCGCCCTCACCCAGCCGATCTCAAGCACGCTGGCGGCAAGGTCCCGACGTCGCAAGGACCGATTCAGCTCGATTGGCAGAATAAGGAAACGTTCACGATGTCGCTCAGTCTGCCTGAGGGGATGACGGCCAAGATCGATCTACCCGCGGCCGACGGCACGACTGGCGTGTACGTGGACGGAGAAAAAGTTGCGGCGAAGCAAGTCGGCGACCGCTGGCTCGTAGAAAAGGAAGTCCGCGGTGAGATTGAGGTTGAAGTCCAATAA
- the pap gene encoding polyphosphate:AMP phosphotransferase — protein sequence MRLANFVHSEKLKKREFEARLPALRAELLEVQNSLRKADFPVIVLFAGVDGAGKSEMVNSLNEWMDPRWLINRAYARSSDSDAEVERPVFRRYWHDLPPRGQIGLFLSAWYSQVLLGSVAQTVSESEFPRHVERIRRFERTLATDGALILKFWMHLDKRRQKKQLERLEANPLTAWRVTHTDWAHWAMYNRFVVAGDQIIDATDTPLAPWRVIDGADQRYRSIAIGQHILDAIKKRLDGATPPPVSTDYSPSPVNWLSGVDLKQALDKKEYRQRREQAQGDLNRLCRQAKQQKVSSVLVFEGWDAAGKGGAIRRILRALDPRTYRVIPIAAPTEEEHAQHYLWRFWRHLPSAGNITFFDRSWYGRVLVERIEGFARPDEWKRAYNEINEFEQELAESGIMICKFWLHIDPEEQMRRFEERKTTPHKAWKLTEEDWRNREKWDVYESAVNDMIQYTNTSYAPWTIVPANDKYTARIHVLETACERLQKTLSDRPRN from the coding sequence GTGAGACTGGCAAACTTTGTACATTCCGAGAAACTGAAGAAACGCGAGTTCGAGGCTCGGCTTCCGGCTCTGCGCGCGGAATTGTTAGAGGTGCAGAACTCGCTTCGCAAAGCGGATTTCCCTGTCATCGTTCTGTTTGCCGGGGTGGATGGCGCGGGCAAGAGCGAAATGGTCAACTCGCTGAACGAATGGATGGATCCTCGATGGCTGATCAATCGCGCATACGCTAGGTCATCCGATTCCGACGCGGAGGTCGAGCGGCCGGTCTTTCGTCGCTATTGGCACGACCTGCCGCCTCGTGGACAGATCGGGTTGTTCTTGAGTGCGTGGTATTCGCAAGTGTTGCTGGGATCGGTCGCTCAAACCGTTTCTGAATCCGAGTTTCCGAGGCATGTGGAACGGATTCGTCGGTTTGAACGGACGCTGGCAACCGATGGTGCGTTGATCCTCAAATTTTGGATGCACCTGGACAAACGGCGGCAAAAAAAACAGCTCGAACGGCTCGAAGCGAATCCTTTAACCGCTTGGCGTGTGACGCACACGGATTGGGCGCATTGGGCAATGTACAACCGGTTTGTCGTCGCAGGCGATCAAATCATCGACGCCACCGATACCCCGCTCGCACCATGGCGGGTCATCGACGGTGCCGATCAACGATACCGATCGATTGCCATCGGACAGCACATTTTGGATGCGATCAAAAAGCGTTTGGATGGGGCTACACCGCCCCCCGTGTCGACGGACTACAGTCCCAGTCCCGTGAATTGGTTATCCGGAGTCGATTTAAAGCAGGCTCTCGACAAGAAGGAATACCGACAGCGGCGAGAGCAGGCGCAGGGTGACCTCAATCGGCTATGTCGACAAGCCAAACAACAAAAGGTGTCCAGTGTCCTGGTCTTCGAAGGCTGGGACGCCGCCGGCAAAGGGGGCGCGATACGACGGATCTTGCGGGCACTTGATCCAAGGACTTATCGAGTGATCCCGATTGCAGCACCAACCGAAGAGGAACACGCGCAGCACTACCTGTGGCGATTTTGGCGTCACTTGCCCAGCGCCGGAAACATCACCTTCTTTGATCGTTCGTGGTATGGACGAGTGCTGGTCGAACGCATCGAGGGGTTTGCTCGGCCCGACGAGTGGAAGAGGGCCTATAACGAAATCAATGAGTTTGAGCAGGAGTTGGCCGAAAGCGGCATCATGATCTGCAAATTTTGGTTGCACATCGACCCGGAAGAACAGATGCGCCGGTTCGAAGAACGCAAGACGACACCTCATAAAGCGTGGAAGTTAACGGAAGAGGATTGGCGCAATCGGGAAAAGTGGGACGTGTATGAATCCGCCGTCAACGACATGATCCAGTACACCAACACCTCGTACGCCCCTTGGACCATCGTCCCGGCAAACGACAAATACACCGCGCGAATTCATGTGCTCGAAACCGCTTGCGAACGCCTGCAGAAGACACTGAGTGATCGTCCCCGAAATTAG